The genomic DNA TTGATGCGGGCAAAGGCGTCGGGGTCCACGCCGTCCTCTAGAAACTGCGCGATCACATCGTCAACGGCACTTTCCAGTTCGGTCAACGAAGTGCCGGGCGTTGGCACGGCCACAACGCCGAAATTGGTCACATCCAGCGAGAGGCCGGAATAAAACGCACTGCTGTAAACGGCTTTGGGCGCCTCACCGAACTGCAAGGCCTGCGCCATGACGGAGGTGGTGCCGCTGCCGCCCAAAAGCTCGGCCAGCACGCTAAGGGCGGCGGCGTCCTGCTGTGCGCCGCTGTCGCGTTCGGGGGCCAGATAGGTGCGGATCATATAGGGTTGGGCCACGCGATCGTCCGACATGGCAAGCCTGCGTTCCGCCAGTTGCGGCGGCTCTGTCGGGCGCAGGCGCGGTGCAAGATCGGGGGTGGGGGGCAACGGGCCGTAATGGGTTTCGGCCATCGCCTTGACCTCTTCGGGGGTTACGTCACCGGCGACGATCAGAACGGCGTTATTCGGCGCATAATAGGTGCGGTAAAATGCCAGCGCATCTTCGCGGGTCAGGGCCTCTGCCTCATGTTTCCAGCCGATAACCGGCGTGCCGTAGGGGTGGTTGAGGTATTGTGCCGCGCGGCGTTGCTCGCCAAAAAGAGATCCGGGGTCGCTGTCGGTGCGCTGTGCGCGTTCCTCGATGATTACGGCGCGCTCGGTTTTGACATCCTGTTCGGACAGAACCAAACCGCGCATGCGGTCGGCCTCCATCTTCATCATCAGGTCCAGGCGGTCGGCTGCAACACGTTGATAATAGGCGGTATAATCATAAGAGGTGAAGGCGTTGTCATTGCCGCCCTGTGCCTCGACCGTGGCGGAAAATTCACCGGGGGCAACGGTGTCGGTGCCCTTGAACATCAGGTGTTCCAGAAAATGCGCAATGCCGGATTTGCCGGGCGCTTCGTCGGCAGAGCCGATTTTGTACCACAGCATATGGGTGACAACGGGTGCGCGATGATCTTCGATAACCACCGCCTCCAGCCCGTTATCCAGTGTGAATGTGGTCACTTTATCGGCAAGCGCCGAGGTCGCTGACATGGCCGCGAAAACGAGGGGCAGCAACAGGCTACGCAACATCGGCAATACTCCGTTTGGTGTGCGGTATTACACCTAACTGCCCAAGGCGCAGGGTCAAGCCTTCTTCGCGCGGATGTGATGCCGAGGGGCTATTCGCCGTCTTGCGCCGGAGGGGCCGAAACGTTGCGGACACCGCGGGCGCGCCAGCGTGCCAATTCGGCATGTTGGTCAAGCGATTGCTCCTCGTAGGCCTTGTAATAGACGTTCACGTTAAAGAGACGCTCCATCACCCGGCCTTTGTTGTCGCGGCGGTGTTCAAGATCGGCAGAGGCCAGCTCTGGCCGGATTGCGGCAGATGTACCGTAACGCCCGGCGTGGTTGACCAAGGCGCTATCCCCTGCGGGAACACCCGTGCCGGTACGCAAACGCCCACCAAGGGCGGCAACTGCATCGGCCTCGGGGGTGGGGTCGCTCAGGTTGCTGCCGCCGACCGTGGGTTCGGGCAGGGCTGCCAGGTCTTCGGGCATTTGCAACGGTTTGGGCGGCAGAATCGCAAATTCATCCGGCCCGTTGCCAGAGGCTTGCAGGTTCATCAAGCGCGGCTCTCCGCCACTGCAGGCAGAAATAAGCATCGCAATCGCGGCAAGCGCCACGGCCCCTTTTTTTGCAAGCATCTCCGCCTCCTTCACTTAGGTTGCCCATGTTTAGCCGAAAGTAATCGGCGCGTCACGGGGTCTTTCGCGCCTTTCCCTTGCTATCGGCGGCGAAAAGAACAAGCCCCGCCGCGCCGGCAAAGATCGCGATGTCTGCCACATTGAACGCATAAGGGTTTTCCAGCCCGCAGCAAGACATATTCAAAAAGTCCGCCACGGCCCCGTAAACCAGCCTGTCGATCACATTGCCCAAAGCGCCGCCGATTAAAATTCCGGCTGAGATTTGCGCCATCTTTGTCTGTTTGCTGCGCGATACCCAGCGCCAGACCCAAGCGGTGATCGCAAGCGACACCACGATCAAAACCCAGCGCATCACGTCGGAATTATGGGCAAACAGGCCGAAATTCACGCCTTTGTTCCACGCCATGCGAAAGGTCAGATAGGGCGGCCAGATATCGATATACCCAACCTCACGCAGGTTGAGACCAAATACCACGGCCAGTTTACTGGCCTGATCCAATACGAATATCACCAAGGCCGCCCAGAAAATGCGCATATCAGTGCCGGAAATGGCGCTGGCCGGTAAAGACCATGGCAAGGCCTGCGGCATCGGCGGCGGCAATCACCTCATCATCACGCATCGACCCGCCGGGCTGGATGATGGCCGTGGCACCTGCCTCGGCGGCGGTGATCAGCCCATCGGCAAAGGGGAAGAACGCATCTGACGCCACAACCGAACCGATGGTCAAAGGTGAGGAAAGCCCCATCGCCTCGGCCATGTCCTGTGCCTTGCGGGCGGCGATACGCGTGCTGTCGACGCGGCTCATCTGGCCTGCACCAACGCCGACCGTTGCGCCGTCTTTGACATAGATGATTGCGTTGGATTTGACGTGTTTTGCCACCGTCCACGCCATCAACAAATCGCGCATCTCGGCATCCGAGGGCGCGCGTTTGGTCACCACGCGCAGATCATCCATCGTCACATTGGCCGCATCACGGTCCTGCACCAAAAACCCGCCCGCAACCTGCCGGAAGGCAAGGCCAGCGGTGGCCGCATCAGGCAAAGTGCCGGTGGTCAGCAAACGCAGGTTTTTCTTGGCGGCAAAGACCGCACGCGCATCATCATTGGCATCGGGGGCGATGACGACCTCGGTAAAAATCTCAACGATCTTTTCGGCGGTTGGTCCGTCAAGCAATTGGTTCAGCGCGATAATTCCGCCAAATGCAGATGTACGGTCGCAATCGAAGGCGCGGGCGTAGGCCTCGGCCAAGGTCGCGCCGGTTGCGACGCCGCAAGGGTTGGCGTGTTTGATGATCGCGCAGGCAGGTCCGCTGTTGGCAAATTCCGCAACCAGTTCAAAGGCCGCATCCGTGTCGTTGATGTTGTTATAGGAAAGCTCTTTACCCTGCCATTGCTTGGCGGTTGCCACGCCGGGGCGGTTGGTCCCATCGGTATAGAATGCAGCCCCTTGATGCGGGTTTTCACCGTAACGCAGGGTTTGTGCCAATGTGCCCGCAAAGGCGCGGCGGCGCGGCGCGGGCATTTCAAGCGCGCCCGCCATCCAGTTGGAAACAGCCGCATCATAAGCCGCAGTGCGCCCGTAGGCTGTTTGCGACAAACGCTGACGGAACGCGTAACTTGTGGCACCATCATTGGCGGCGAGTTCCGCCAGCAAAGCCGCGTAATCCTCGGGGTCGGTCACCACATTCACAAAACGGTGGTTTTTCGATGCGGCCCGGATCATCGCAGGGCCGCCGATATCGATATTCTCGATGCAGGTGTCATAATCGGCACCCGCCGCCACGGTCGCCTCAAAGGGATAAAGGTTCACAACCAGCAAATCGATCGGCGCGATGTCATGGGTTTCCATTGCGGCCACATGGTCGGCGTTGTCGCGCAGTGCCAGCAATCCGCCATGAACCATCGGATGCAGGGTTTTTACCCGCCCGTCCATCATCTCGGGAAAGCCGGTGACATCGGCGACATCGCGCACCTCAAGCCCCGCCTTGCGCAGTGCCGCCGCCGATCCGCCGGTGGAAAGCAGCTCTACCCCCAACTGCGCCAACGCGCGGCCAAGGTCGATAAGCCCGGTCTTGTCGGAGACAGACAAAAGCGCGCGTTTTACGGGAACAAGATCAGCGGTCATGGATAAATACCTTTTGGCAGCTTGGGGTCAGATCACGCCCGGAACATCGTCTCGTTCCAGATCGCGGATGGCCAGCGGAGTATCCTGTGCTTTGGCCAAGGTCCAGCCAATCACGGCATCAAAGCTGCCAACATGGCCGGAAAGTACGATTTGTTTTGACGCACGCGGGTTCAAACGGCCTTTTTCTAGATAAACCGAAGGCTCCACCGACAGGTCATTTGCGCCGGTATGGCGGAAAATCCAGATCTCGCCGCTTTTGAGGGCAAGCGATACCGCATTGCCGCCAAGGTCAATCGCGGCATCCACATCGGGGTGCAGGTGAAACCGGATGGAAAAGCGAACCTCGCCGTTCGGGTCGCGCTTTTGGACGCGGGCAAGCTGTGCGCGGTCGCTGTCAGACATGGCGCGCAATTCATCCTGCCCGCCCATATGCCGCCCGTCATGCGACAAAAGCAAAAGCCGCGCATGTGTGAGCCCGTGGGTCGCGACCCAGCCATTATGGGCAAAGCGCAGGGCATGGCCATCGGCGGTTTCTCGCGGGCGGGTGCGGGTGACATGGGCGCGGTCGGCCAGCACCTCGGGGGTGCCACGGTTCAACCGGCTGGAGGAGTACCCCTCAACCGTCAGGGTGGAATGGCTGGGCGTGGCACGACCCGCGCGCAGCCAGTCGGGCCCAAAGGGCGCCCCCGATCCGCAGTTCACGATCACCGGTCGCCGTCCCGATGTCATCTCAAACGCAAGGGTGGAGGCATGGGCCGTTGCCGCCCCGCGCCCCGCCGGTGGGTCCGACGCATCAATGATCACCGATGTGCGCGCCCCTGTCAGCCGTAAGAACCCCATCGCAAGGCCGGTGCCGACAGCAGCCTTCACCCCTGAGGCCGCAAGCGCATGGTCCAGCCGCCCGTCCATTCCACGCCCGCCACCGTGGAACCGCGCAAGCGATCCGTCGGCATGGCGCAGGGTGCGCAGGGTGGGGGCGATCCGTTCAATCGCGGCGCGCTGCGCTTGGGGGACGGCTTGCCCTGCCTCGGCCAACGCCTGTGCGGCCCATGTCAGAAGGGTGAAAACATTCAGCAATTCCTCGGGGTTGCGGGTGGATAGACCGCCGAATTTGTCAATCTCGGCCTCACATTCAAGGGCGAGGGCGGCAACCGCTGGTTCCACCTCGTTCTCCATTCCTGTTAGCGCAAGCCCGGCATAGATCAGCCCGGTAAGCGCCTCAAATCGTGGAACGCCGGGGGCAGAGGCCTGCCAGCGATGCGACAGAAAGCTGGTTTGTGCGGAAAGGGAGTGGAAATAGGCTTGGCTCTCGGCCGTGCTGCGCCCGCTAAGCAAAAACAGCGCGTGATGGATCCAGCGGATCAGGCGCCGTCCGGTGACATCAGGGGTCCAGCCCGGACCGTTGCCTTTGCCGAACCGCGTGATCCAGTCCCATGTCCAGTCTTGGGCGCGCTTGCGGGCAATCGGGTCCCCGACCGCGGCCAGATCATCAAGCCAGACAAAACCATGCGCCTCTGTCCAAAACTCGGGCGCGGCCGTGGGCGCATCCCAAAGCGGTTTTCCGGGGGCCTCTATCAGATGGCCGGCCAGAAGGTAGTTGCCAATGGTAAGCTGTTTGCCCCGCGCGAACAGGCCGATGCTGCGGGGTTCGGGTTGTGAGACGAATCCCGTGACGGCATGGCTATGCTGTGCACGCCGAGCGGCCAACCGGTTCTGCAAACGCGTTATCTGCGCTGCGAGCCCGTCTTTAAGCGGGTAAGCCAAATTGCCTCATGTAGGTTGCCACTCGATCACTGCGCCCGGTTTTGGGTCTGCTTGGGGTGATCATAGCTGCGTGTCTCGGCGCTGTCACCGCAAATTGACGCCTTAAGTGGCCGGGGTGCGCAGCCGTGCCATGAAAAACCCATCCATGCCGCCGGTCTCGGCCCAGTAATCGGGGCGCAGGCGCAGGCCGCCGCCTTCGGTGATCCATTCGGGGGCGATTCCGGCAAGGGTGGGGGCCTCTACGGTCAGGTTGGGGTGGCGGGACAGGGCGGCGGTCAATTGGTCCTCGCCCTCCTCAGCCAAAAGCGAGCATGTGCAAAATACCAACCGCCCGCCCGGCTTCAGGAACCCGAGGGCGCGGTCGATCAGGGCTGCTTGCAATTCCACCAGTTCAGGGATGTCGCTGCCATCCTTGGCAAAGGGCAAATCAGGGTGGCGACGCAGGGTGCCGGTCGCCGAACAAGGCGCATCCAGCAGCACCGCATCATAAAGCGCATCGGGCGTCCAATGCAGCGCGTC from Pseudorhodobacter turbinis includes the following:
- a CDS encoding M16 family metallopeptidase, giving the protein MLRSLLLPLVFAAMSATSALADKVTTFTLDNGLEAVVIEDHRAPVVTHMLWYKIGSADEAPGKSGIAHFLEHLMFKGTDTVAPGEFSATVEAQGGNDNAFTSYDYTAYYQRVAADRLDLMMKMEADRMRGLVLSEQDVKTERAVIIEERAQRTDSDPGSLFGEQRRAAQYLNHPYGTPVIGWKHEAEALTREDALAFYRTYYAPNNAVLIVAGDVTPEEVKAMAETHYGPLPPTPDLAPRLRPTEPPQLAERRLAMSDDRVAQPYMIRTYLAPERDSGAQQDAAALSVLAELLGGSGTTSVMAQALQFGEAPKAVYSSAFYSGLSLDVTNFGVVAVPTPGTSLTELESAVDDVIAQFLEDGVDPDAFARIKRQLRADEIYARDNVEGLARNYGTALTSGLTVADVQAWPDILQAVTPEQVMEAAQKVFDRKNAVTGWLERSDDPQTEVAQ
- a CDS encoding DUF3035 domain-containing protein → MLAKKGAVALAAIAMLISACSGGEPRLMNLQASGNGPDEFAILPPKPLQMPEDLAALPEPTVGGSNLSDPTPEADAVAALGGRLRTGTGVPAGDSALVNHAGRYGTSAAIRPELASADLEHRRDNKGRVMERLFNVNVYYKAYEEQSLDQHAELARWRARGVRNVSAPPAQDGE
- the lspA gene encoding signal peptidase II, with protein sequence MRIFWAALVIFVLDQASKLAVVFGLNLREVGYIDIWPPYLTFRMAWNKGVNFGLFAHNSDVMRWVLIVVSLAITAWVWRWVSRSKQTKMAQISAGILIGGALGNVIDRLVYGAVADFLNMSCCGLENPYAFNVADIAIFAGAAGLVLFAADSKGKARKTP
- the purH gene encoding bifunctional phosphoribosylaminoimidazolecarboxamide formyltransferase/IMP cyclohydrolase; translation: MTADLVPVKRALLSVSDKTGLIDLGRALAQLGVELLSTGGSAAALRKAGLEVRDVADVTGFPEMMDGRVKTLHPMVHGGLLALRDNADHVAAMETHDIAPIDLLVVNLYPFEATVAAGADYDTCIENIDIGGPAMIRAASKNHRFVNVVTDPEDYAALLAELAANDGATSYAFRQRLSQTAYGRTAAYDAAVSNWMAGALEMPAPRRRAFAGTLAQTLRYGENPHQGAAFYTDGTNRPGVATAKQWQGKELSYNNINDTDAAFELVAEFANSGPACAIIKHANPCGVATGATLAEAYARAFDCDRTSAFGGIIALNQLLDGPTAEKIVEIFTEVVIAPDANDDARAVFAAKKNLRLLTTGTLPDAATAGLAFRQVAGGFLVQDRDAANVTMDDLRVVTKRAPSDAEMRDLLMAWTVAKHVKSNAIIYVKDGATVGVGAGQMSRVDSTRIAARKAQDMAEAMGLSSPLTIGSVVASDAFFPFADGLITAAEAGATAIIQPGGSMRDDEVIAAADAAGLAMVFTGQRHFRH
- a CDS encoding heparinase II/III family protein is translated as MAYPLKDGLAAQITRLQNRLAARRAQHSHAVTGFVSQPEPRSIGLFARGKQLTIGNYLLAGHLIEAPGKPLWDAPTAAPEFWTEAHGFVWLDDLAAVGDPIARKRAQDWTWDWITRFGKGNGPGWTPDVTGRRLIRWIHHALFLLSGRSTAESQAYFHSLSAQTSFLSHRWQASAPGVPRFEALTGLIYAGLALTGMENEVEPAVAALALECEAEIDKFGGLSTRNPEELLNVFTLLTWAAQALAEAGQAVPQAQRAAIERIAPTLRTLRHADGSLARFHGGGRGMDGRLDHALAASGVKAAVGTGLAMGFLRLTGARTSVIIDASDPPAGRGAATAHASTLAFEMTSGRRPVIVNCGSGAPFGPDWLRAGRATPSHSTLTVEGYSSSRLNRGTPEVLADRAHVTRTRPRETADGHALRFAHNGWVATHGLTHARLLLLSHDGRHMGGQDELRAMSDSDRAQLARVQKRDPNGEVRFSIRFHLHPDVDAAIDLGGNAVSLALKSGEIWIFRHTGANDLSVEPSVYLEKGRLNPRASKQIVLSGHVGSFDAVIGWTLAKAQDTPLAIRDLERDDVPGVI